One segment of Cetobacterium sp. ZOR0034 DNA contains the following:
- a CDS encoding DUF6485 family protein, whose protein sequence is MNAKDFCSCTDHKCPLHPVNHDKGCDLCIIKCLKKDEIPSCFFKKISLERPENEDYTFKGFSNFVEKHCKVEE, encoded by the coding sequence ATGAATGCAAAAGATTTTTGTAGCTGTACAGATCACAAATGTCCATTACACCCAGTAAATCATGATAAAGGGTGTGATCTTTGTATTATCAAGTGTTTAAAAAAAGACGAAATTCCATCTTGCTTCTTTAAAAAAATATCTTTAGAGAGACCTGAGAATGAGGATTATACATTTAAAGGATTCAGTAACTTTGTAGAAAAACACTGCAAAGTAGAGGAGTAA
- a CDS encoding replication initiation protein, whose translation MYYQLENFNKRINNANFSFDLNSNLNKTERTFLNYLLKKFLKLDDLKVQIPTEEILNFLKLDLQETNLFLERLSKKSILYNFNDSSDDILGAFNLINSYLISNKITFIHLPKEVKYSKYIKILYSFSNKPTYKFYSYFIKNFILKKRFEVKLEDFKDILNSENKYERFFDFEKNVLKPLLKDLEASYKIRYDKVKIGCNLNNKVIAIAFYFEDEMWEADEDLKLRSILFMIKSDLQDVAEVYSILKNGIQNHGYDITYKTCFKIKQLYKKSALTFDEVLKASFKKLDLKDIEPVVYIKKVFSSPKELKKCFTHELEKIKPGIMLDTSVFCEKFLQSLFLLKDDKILHFKNSDFSVFINWKNGDESIVKIYLF comes from the coding sequence ATGTATTATCAACTGGAAAATTTTAATAAAAGAATAAATAATGCTAACTTTAGCTTTGATTTAAATTCGAATCTGAATAAAACTGAACGAACTTTTCTAAACTATCTACTAAAAAAATTTTTAAAATTAGATGATTTAAAGGTTCAAATTCCTACTGAAGAAATTTTAAACTTTCTAAAGTTGGACTTACAAGAAACCAACCTGTTTTTAGAACGTTTATCTAAAAAATCTATTCTATATAATTTCAATGATTCATCTGATGATATTTTAGGAGCTTTTAATCTTATAAACTCATATCTTATATCTAATAAGATAACTTTTATTCATCTGCCTAAAGAGGTTAAATATTCAAAATATATAAAAATTTTATACAGTTTTTCAAATAAGCCAACATATAAATTTTATAGCTATTTCATTAAAAATTTTATTTTAAAAAAACGATTTGAAGTGAAGCTAGAAGATTTTAAAGATATTCTAAATTCAGAGAATAAATATGAACGTTTTTTTGACTTTGAAAAAAATGTATTAAAACCTTTGCTTAAAGATTTAGAAGCCTCTTATAAAATCAGATATGATAAAGTTAAAATTGGATGCAATTTAAATAATAAAGTCATTGCTATTGCTTTTTATTTTGAAGACGAGATGTGGGAAGCTGATGAAGATTTGAAATTGAGAAGTATACTATTTATGATTAAAAGTGATTTGCAAGATGTTGCTGAGGTTTATTCAATTTTAAAAAATGGTATTCAAAACCATGGGTATGATATCACATATAAAACTTGTTTTAAAATTAAGCAACTCTATAAAAAAAGTGCACTTACTTTTGATGAGGTTTTAAAAGCGAGTTTTAAAAAGTTAGATTTAAAAGATATTGAACCAGTTGTATATATAAAAAAAGTTTTTAGCTCTCCAAAAGAGCTAAAAAAATGCTTCACTCATGAACTTGAAAAAATAAAACCCGGAATTATGTTAGATACCTCTGTTTTTTGCGAAAAGTTCCTTCAAAGTCTTTTTCTTTTAAAAGATGACAAAATTTTACATTTTAAAAACTCTGATTTCTCTGTTTTTATAAATTGGAAAAATGGAGATGAATCTATTGTTAAAATTTACTTATTTTAA